Proteins encoded in a region of the Desulforegula conservatrix Mb1Pa genome:
- a CDS encoding RNA polymerase sigma factor → MEKPAKHPKLQTDEDAVLIKNINDGSPHLMESLVGKYSRRLYNFGLKICRNPADAEDLVQDTFINMIRYMKYFRYETKFKNWLYRVAVTACIRMRKKSKFAPDKEISLDDADFKDELEAQSCGSLTEEPIDRLISLESEQIVKNAIQALPPQYRLILVLRDMEGFSVEETSKITGLSQSNVKVRLHRARHQVREKLMNHSSFDDNRS, encoded by the coding sequence ATGGAAAAACCTGCAAAACACCCAAAACTACAGACTGACGAAGATGCTGTCCTCATAAAAAATATTAATGATGGCAGCCCTCACCTCATGGAAAGCCTTGTGGGAAAATACTCCCGGAGGCTTTACAATTTCGGTCTAAAAATATGCCGTAACCCCGCCGATGCCGAGGATCTTGTTCAGGATACCTTCATCAACATGATCAGATATATGAAATATTTCAGATATGAGACCAAATTCAAAAACTGGCTCTACAGGGTAGCGGTTACTGCATGCATAAGAATGAGGAAAAAATCCAAATTTGCTCCTGATAAAGAAATATCATTGGATGACGCTGATTTTAAAGATGAGCTTGAAGCCCAGTCCTGTGGCAGCCTCACCGAAGAACCAATAGACAGGCTTATTTCTCTTGAAAGCGAGCAGATCGTAAAAAACGCCATACAGGCACTTCCTCCCCAATATCGTCTGATTCTTGTTCTCAGGGACATGGAAGGTTTCTCTGTGGAAGAGACATCTAAAATTACCGGCCTTTCACAGTCAAATGTAAAGGTTCGGCTACATAGGGCCAGACATCAGGTGAGGGAAAAACTAATGAATCATTCGTCATTTGATGATAACAGATCATGA
- a CDS encoding Hsp33 family molecular chaperone HslO encodes MIKKEIYGSTKEKLKAATKDRLHRFIMADGLVRGAVLHATSLIKEMRANHELGILETYILGHAYIAAGLMTMNIQDRDRVALKIECSGPVKGLLVEATAEGEIRGHLWRNSIPIEKPVESLDMPPIFGAGFISVTKYLEGAKMPFTGQVMMEYGSIAKDLANYFTVSEQIPTAFNLSIKFGSTGEVEAAGGIFLQLLPGADENIALFLETILATMPSIGDEFHKGVSAEELIDKTFSAYSPKIIGNHRVEFFCRCTREQMAAYIAMLPDKDFYEMRDHGPFPLEMTCHHCNTKQFFSKEELEALESKRKKQG; translated from the coding sequence ATGATTAAAAAGGAAATATACGGCAGTACCAAGGAAAAACTCAAGGCCGCAACAAAAGACAGACTACACAGATTCATAATGGCTGACGGGCTAGTAAGGGGAGCTGTTCTTCACGCAACCTCCCTGATTAAAGAAATGAGAGCCAATCATGAATTAGGAATCCTTGAGACTTATATACTCGGGCATGCCTATATTGCTGCCGGCCTCATGACCATGAATATTCAGGACAGGGACCGGGTCGCTCTCAAAATTGAATGTTCTGGACCTGTCAAGGGACTTCTTGTGGAAGCCACCGCAGAAGGAGAAATTCGGGGGCATCTTTGGAGAAATTCCATACCCATAGAAAAACCTGTCGAAAGCTTGGATATGCCGCCAATCTTCGGGGCAGGTTTTATTTCAGTAACAAAATACCTTGAAGGCGCAAAAATGCCCTTCACTGGTCAGGTCATGATGGAATACGGGAGTATCGCCAAGGATCTTGCCAATTATTTTACAGTGTCAGAACAGATCCCCACCGCCTTTAATCTGAGTATAAAATTCGGAAGCACAGGCGAAGTTGAGGCTGCTGGCGGGATTTTTCTGCAGCTTCTCCCTGGAGCTGATGAAAATATAGCTCTTTTTCTTGAAACTATATTGGCGACGATGCCTTCCATTGGTGACGAGTTTCATAAAGGAGTTTCAGCTGAAGAGTTAATTGATAAGACTTTTTCAGCATATTCTCCCAAAATCATCGGGAATCACAGAGTTGAGTTTTTCTGCAGATGTACAAGGGAACAGATGGCCGCCTATATTGCCATGCTTCCTGACAAGGACTTTTATGAGATGAGAGACCATGGCCCGTTTCCACTCGAAATGACCTGCCACCACTGCAATACCAAACAGTTCTTTTCAAAAGAGGAGCTTGAGGCCCTTGAATCCAAAAGAAAAAAGCAGGGCTGA